A genomic stretch from Thermomonospora umbrina includes:
- a CDS encoding acyl-CoA carboxylase epsilon subunit, whose protein sequence is MNGPEPVLRIVRGRPGPAEIAALVVALAARTPTGPARPTGPARRAAGPYPGFVPPQSWQATRPEEGTSWTQR, encoded by the coding sequence GTGAACGGCCCGGAGCCGGTGCTGCGGATCGTCAGGGGCCGGCCGGGCCCGGCGGAGATCGCCGCCCTGGTGGTGGCGCTGGCCGCGCGGACGCCGACCGGTCCGGCCCGCCCGACCGGTCCGGCACGGCGGGCGGCCGGGCCGTACCCGGGGTTCGTGCCGCCCCAGAGCTGGCAAGCGACCAGACCCGAGGAGGGGACGTCATGGACGCAGCGGTGA
- a CDS encoding FAD-dependent monooxygenase: MDAAVIVVGAGPTGLMLAAELRLGGAEVIVLDRLAEPTGESRGLGFTARTVELFDQRGLLERFGEVETSPMGHFGGVPLDYSVLPGGHFGARSIAQGRVEAMLTGWATELGADLRRGWDVTGLTDAGDHVEVTADTPDGPRTLRARFLVGCDGGRSTIRPLAGFEFPGTDATIEMFLADVVGCDLEARQIGEKVPGGMVMSAPLKDGVDRIIVCERGTPPRRRTEPPTFEEVAAAWERLTGQDISGGTATWVSSFGDATRQVTEYRRGSVLLAGDAAHIHLPAGGQGLSTGVQDAVNLGWKLAATVNGRAPAGLLDSYHTERHPVGERLLMNTQTQGYLYLSGSEVEPLRGVFAELMGLPEVGRHLAGMVSHLAVRYDVGEGDHPLLGRRVPNAELVGRAGDVGKTSVVELLHAGRGVLLDLADDAAVRDAAAGWSDRVDIVTASPHGTDPGPYDTTTALLIRPDGHTAWAAPGADGPAEALGRWFGAPHRPDPVRK, encoded by the coding sequence ATGGACGCAGCGGTGATCGTCGTCGGCGCGGGGCCGACGGGACTGATGCTCGCCGCCGAGCTGCGGCTCGGCGGCGCCGAGGTGATCGTGCTGGACCGGCTCGCGGAGCCGACCGGCGAGTCCCGGGGGCTGGGCTTCACCGCCCGCACCGTGGAGCTGTTCGACCAGCGCGGGCTGCTGGAACGGTTCGGCGAGGTCGAGACGAGCCCGATGGGCCACTTCGGCGGCGTTCCGCTGGACTACAGCGTGCTGCCGGGCGGGCACTTCGGGGCCCGGAGCATCGCCCAGGGTCGTGTGGAGGCGATGCTCACCGGGTGGGCCACCGAGCTGGGCGCCGACCTGCGCCGCGGCTGGGACGTGACCGGGCTGACCGACGCGGGCGACCACGTCGAGGTGACCGCCGACACCCCCGACGGGCCGCGCACGCTGCGGGCCCGCTTCCTGGTCGGCTGCGACGGCGGCCGGAGCACGATACGGCCGCTCGCCGGGTTCGAGTTCCCCGGCACCGACGCCACCATCGAGATGTTCCTGGCCGACGTGGTGGGCTGCGACCTCGAGGCCCGCCAGATCGGCGAGAAGGTGCCCGGCGGCATGGTGATGTCGGCGCCGCTCAAGGACGGTGTCGACCGGATCATCGTCTGCGAGCGCGGCACCCCGCCCCGCCGACGCACCGAGCCGCCGACGTTCGAGGAGGTCGCCGCCGCCTGGGAGCGGTTGACCGGGCAGGACATCAGCGGCGGGACCGCCACCTGGGTCAGCTCGTTCGGGGACGCGACCCGGCAGGTCACCGAGTACCGGCGCGGCTCGGTCCTGCTCGCGGGCGACGCGGCGCACATCCACCTGCCCGCCGGCGGCCAGGGCCTGAGCACCGGCGTGCAGGACGCCGTCAACCTCGGCTGGAAGCTCGCCGCGACGGTGAACGGCCGGGCCCCGGCGGGTCTGCTCGACAGCTACCACACCGAGCGCCACCCCGTCGGCGAGCGGCTGCTGATGAACACGCAGACGCAGGGCTACCTCTACCTCAGCGGCAGCGAGGTGGAGCCGCTGCGCGGGGTGTTCGCGGAGCTGATGGGGCTGCCGGAGGTCGGCCGCCATCTGGCCGGCATGGTCAGCCACCTCGCCGTCCGCTACGACGTGGGCGAGGGCGACCATCCGCTGCTCGGCCGGCGCGTCCCCAACGCGGAGCTGGTCGGCAGGGCCGGCGACGTCGGCAAGACGTCCGTCGTCGAGCTGCTGCACGCGGGACGCGGCGTCCTGCTCGACCTCGCCGACGACGCGGCCGTGCGGGACGCGGCCGCCGGCTGGTCGGACCGCGTCGACATCGTCACCGCGAGCCCCCACGGGACCGATCCCGGCCCCTACGACACCACCACCGCGCTGCTGATCCGGCCGGACGGCCACACCGCCTGGGCCGCGCCCGGGGCGGACGGGCCCGCCGAGGCCCTCGGCCGCTGGTTCGGCGCGCCGCACCGACCCGACCCCGTCAGGAAATGA
- a CDS encoding TcmI family type II polyketide cyclase produces the protein MHSTLIVARMAPGAAGDVAKIFAEFDGTEMPGLMGTRRRELFHYQGLYFHLQDFDSDNGGAHIEEARTHPLFVKVSADLKPYIEAYDPATWRSPADAMATRFYHWSPTG, from the coding sequence ATGCACAGCACACTGATCGTGGCGCGGATGGCCCCCGGGGCCGCGGGCGACGTCGCCAAGATCTTCGCCGAGTTCGACGGCACCGAGATGCCCGGCCTGATGGGCACCCGCCGCCGCGAGCTCTTCCACTACCAGGGCCTGTACTTCCACCTGCAGGACTTCGACTCCGACAACGGCGGCGCGCACATCGAGGAGGCGCGCACCCATCCCCTGTTCGTGAAGGTCAGCGCGGACCTCAAGCCGTACATCGAGGCCTACGACCCGGCGACCTGGCGTTCGCCCGCCGACGCGATGGCCACCCGTTTCTATCACTGGTCCCCGACCGGTTGA
- a CDS encoding beta-ketoacyl-[acyl-carrier-protein] synthase family protein gives MTRRVVITGIGVLAPGGVGTKNFWNLLSEGQTATRTITFFDAAPFRSRVAAEIDFDPEAHGLGPQEVRRMDRAAQFAVVTAAEAMADSGLEQGDLVPERTGVTVGSAVGATMGLDQEYRIVSDGGRLDLVDHEYAVPHLYDYFVPSSFAAEVAWSVGAEGPAAVVSTGCTSGLDSVGHAFELIREGTVDVMIAGATDAPISPITVACFDAIKATTARNDDPEHASRPFDDSRNGFVLGEGSAMFVLEEYESARRRGAHIYAEIGGFASRCNAYHMTGLRPDGREMAEAIRVALAEARTDPGDIDYINAHGSGTKQNDRHETAAFKRSLGGRAYEVPVSSIKSMVGHSLGAIGSIEIAASALAIEHDLVPPTANLHTPDPECDLDYVPLVAREWRTDTVLTVGSGFGGFQSAMVLRGLNGGQE, from the coding sequence ATGACACGTCGAGTAGTGATCACCGGTATCGGCGTGCTGGCGCCGGGCGGCGTCGGCACCAAGAACTTCTGGAACCTGCTGAGCGAGGGTCAGACCGCGACCCGGACCATCACCTTCTTCGACGCCGCGCCGTTCCGGTCGCGGGTCGCCGCCGAGATCGACTTCGACCCGGAGGCGCACGGGCTGGGTCCGCAGGAGGTCCGCCGGATGGACCGGGCGGCGCAGTTCGCGGTGGTCACCGCCGCGGAGGCGATGGCCGACAGCGGTCTGGAGCAGGGCGATCTGGTGCCCGAGCGCACCGGGGTGACCGTCGGCAGCGCCGTCGGCGCCACCATGGGCCTGGATCAGGAGTACCGCATCGTCAGCGACGGCGGGCGACTGGACCTCGTCGACCACGAGTACGCCGTCCCGCACCTGTACGACTATTTCGTGCCGAGCTCGTTCGCGGCGGAGGTCGCCTGGTCGGTCGGCGCCGAGGGCCCGGCCGCGGTGGTCTCGACGGGCTGCACGTCGGGGCTGGACTCCGTCGGGCACGCCTTCGAGCTGATCCGCGAGGGCACCGTCGACGTGATGATCGCGGGTGCGACCGACGCCCCGATCTCCCCCATCACGGTCGCCTGCTTCGACGCGATCAAGGCGACCACGGCCCGCAACGACGACCCCGAGCACGCCTCCCGGCCGTTCGACGACTCCCGCAACGGGTTCGTGCTCGGCGAGGGCTCGGCCATGTTCGTGCTGGAGGAGTACGAGAGCGCCCGGCGGCGCGGGGCGCACATCTACGCGGAGATCGGCGGGTTCGCCTCCCGGTGCAACGCGTACCACATGACCGGGCTGCGGCCCGACGGGCGGGAGATGGCCGAGGCGATCCGCGTCGCCCTGGCCGAGGCGAGGACCGACCCGGGCGACATCGACTACATCAACGCGCACGGCTCGGGCACCAAGCAGAACGACCGGCACGAGACCGCGGCGTTCAAGAGGAGCCTGGGCGGGCGCGCCTACGAGGTGCCGGTGAGCTCCATCAAGTCGATGGTCGGGCACTCGCTCGGCGCGATCGGCTCGATCGAGATCGCCGCGTCGGCGCTGGCCATCGAGCACGACCTGGTCCCGCCGACGGCGAACCTGCACACCCCCGACCCGGAGTGCGACCTGGACTACGTGCCGCTGGTCGCCCGCGAGTGGCGCACCGACACCGTGCTGACGGTCGGCAGCGGATTCGGTGGGTTCCAGAGCGCGATGGTGCTGCGGGGCTTGAACGGAGGACAAGAGTGA
- a CDS encoding ketosynthase chain-length factor, translated as MSVRTVVTGIGVTAPNGLGTDDYWTATREGVGGIGEITRFDASGYPSRLAGEVPGFVAKEYLPNRLIPQTDHMTRLALVAADWALADADVRPQEWSEFDMGVVTASSSGGFEFGQGELQNLWAKGGQYVSAYQSFAWFYAVNTGQISIRNGMRGPSGVVVSDQAGGLDAVAQARRLIRKGSRLIVTGGVDGSICPWGWVAQLAGGRLSTDDRPDRAYRPFAPDAAGHVPGEGGALLVLEDADVARERGAHVHGEIAGYGATFDPRPGSGRPPALERAIRVALADAGCEPGDIGVVFADAAAVPELDRQEADAIGAVFGPRGVPVTAPKTMTGRLYSGAASLDLVAALLSIRDGVIPPTTNVTPDPAYGLDLVVDAPRPAAIESALVIARGEGGFNSAMVVRRPRNNRAEGSQER; from the coding sequence GTGAGCGTCCGTACCGTCGTCACCGGCATCGGCGTGACCGCGCCCAACGGGCTCGGCACCGACGACTACTGGACGGCCACCCGCGAGGGTGTCGGCGGCATCGGCGAGATCACCCGGTTCGACGCGTCCGGTTACCCGTCGCGGCTGGCCGGCGAGGTGCCCGGGTTCGTCGCCAAGGAGTACCTGCCGAACCGGCTGATCCCGCAGACCGACCACATGACCCGGCTCGCCCTCGTCGCCGCCGACTGGGCGCTGGCCGACGCCGACGTCCGGCCGCAGGAGTGGTCGGAGTTCGACATGGGCGTCGTCACCGCCAGCTCGTCCGGCGGTTTCGAGTTCGGGCAGGGCGAGCTGCAGAACCTGTGGGCCAAGGGCGGCCAGTACGTCAGCGCCTATCAGTCGTTCGCGTGGTTCTACGCCGTCAACACCGGCCAGATCTCGATCCGCAACGGGATGCGCGGGCCCAGCGGCGTCGTGGTCTCCGACCAGGCGGGCGGGCTGGACGCCGTCGCCCAGGCGCGGCGGCTGATCCGCAAGGGCAGCCGGCTGATCGTCACCGGCGGGGTGGACGGGTCGATCTGCCCGTGGGGCTGGGTCGCGCAGCTCGCGGGCGGCCGGCTCAGCACCGACGACCGGCCGGACCGGGCGTACCGGCCGTTCGCCCCCGACGCCGCCGGTCACGTGCCCGGCGAGGGCGGCGCGCTGCTCGTCCTCGAGGACGCCGACGTGGCGCGGGAGCGCGGGGCCCACGTGCACGGCGAGATCGCCGGGTACGGGGCGACGTTCGACCCGAGGCCCGGCAGCGGGAGGCCGCCCGCGCTGGAGCGGGCGATCCGGGTCGCGCTCGCGGACGCGGGCTGCGAGCCCGGCGACATCGGCGTGGTGTTCGCCGACGCCGCCGCGGTGCCCGAGCTGGACCGGCAGGAGGCCGACGCGATCGGCGCCGTGTTCGGGCCGCGCGGCGTCCCGGTCACCGCGCCGAAGACGATGACCGGCCGCCTCTACTCCGGCGCCGCCTCGCTGGACCTGGTCGCCGCGCTGCTGTCGATCAGGGACGGTGTCATCCCGCCGACCACCAACGTCACACCGGACCCGGCGTACGGGCTGGATCTGGTCGTGGACGCGCCGCGCCCGGCAGCGATCGAGTCGGCCCTGGTGATCGCCAGGGGCGAGGGCGGGTTCAACTCCGCCATGGTCGTCCGCCGGCCGCGGAACAACCGAGCCGAGGGGAGTCAGGAACGATGA
- a CDS encoding acyl carrier protein, protein MTGAQFTLNDLRRILREAAGADEDVDLDGDIADVTFEDLGYDSLALLETGSRIEREYGLELDDDTITDAETPGALLKVVNERLVTAA, encoded by the coding sequence ATGACCGGTGCACAGTTCACGCTCAACGATCTGCGGCGCATCCTGCGGGAGGCCGCGGGCGCCGATGAGGACGTCGACCTCGACGGCGACATCGCCGACGTCACCTTCGAGGATCTCGGGTACGACTCGCTGGCGCTGCTGGAGACCGGCAGCCGCATCGAGCGCGAGTACGGCCTGGAACTCGACGACGACACCATCACCGACGCCGAGACGCCCGGCGCCCTGCTGAAGGTCGTCAACGAACGGCTGGTCACCGCCGCCTGA
- a CDS encoding 3-oxoacyl-ACP reductase, with amino-acid sequence MPRQDSPVALVTGATSGIGLAVTRILAGQGYAVFLCARNAENVEMTVKELRDEGLEVDGTTCDVRSPAEVKAFVTAAVERYGPVDVLVNNAGRSGGGVTAEIPDELWLDVIDTNLNSVFLMTREVLTTGGMRDKERGRIVNIASTAGKQGVVLGAPYSASKHGVVGFTKALGNELAPTGITVNAVCPGYVETPMAQRVRQGYAAAYDTSEDAILTKFQSKIPLGRYSTPEEVAGLVGYLVSDTAASITAQALNVCGGLGNF; translated from the coding sequence GTGCCACGACAGGACAGCCCGGTCGCGCTCGTGACCGGAGCCACCAGCGGGATCGGCCTCGCCGTCACCCGGATCCTGGCCGGCCAGGGATACGCCGTGTTCCTGTGCGCGCGCAACGCGGAGAACGTCGAGATGACCGTCAAGGAACTGCGCGACGAGGGACTGGAGGTCGACGGGACCACCTGCGACGTCCGCTCCCCCGCGGAGGTCAAGGCCTTCGTGACGGCCGCCGTCGAGCGCTACGGCCCCGTCGACGTGCTGGTCAACAACGCCGGCCGCAGCGGCGGCGGCGTCACCGCCGAGATCCCCGACGAGCTGTGGCTCGACGTCATCGACACCAACCTCAACAGCGTCTTCCTGATGACCCGGGAGGTGCTCACCACCGGCGGCATGCGCGACAAGGAGCGCGGGCGGATCGTCAACATCGCCTCCACCGCCGGGAAGCAGGGCGTCGTGCTCGGCGCCCCGTACTCGGCCTCCAAGCACGGTGTCGTCGGCTTCACCAAGGCGCTCGGCAACGAGCTCGCCCCGACCGGCATCACCGTCAACGCCGTGTGCCCCGGCTACGTCGAGACGCCGATGGCCCAGCGCGTCCGGCAGGGGTACGCGGCGGCGTACGACACCAGCGAGGACGCGATCCTCACGAAGTTCCAGTCCAAGATCCCGCTCGGCCGGTACTCCACGCCGGAGGAGGTCGCGGGGCTGGTCGGCTACCTGGTCTCCGACACGGCCGCCTCCATCACCGCGCAGGCCCTCAACGTCTGCGGCGGACTCGGCAACTTCTGA
- a CDS encoding aromatase/cyclase, giving the protein MSQTAPGLREVEHEIDVQAPARQVYRLIAQVENWPRIFPPTVHVDQVERSGDEERIRIWATANGLVKNWTSRRTLDPDGLRIDFRQEVSSPPVAAMGGTWIVEPAGDDACRVRLLHDYRAVDDDPEGLAWIDEAVDRNSRSELAALKANVELAIGPGESRLVAFEDSVEINGSAKDVYDFLNEADRWQERLPHVPKVTLTEETPGLQILEMDTRTKDGSTHTTKSIRVCFPHHKIVYKQIGLPALMSLHTGYWLLTETATGLTATSQHTVVINTDNITKILGEDADLARARDFVRNALSTNSLATLGHAKAYAEGPA; this is encoded by the coding sequence ATGTCGCAGACAGCCCCCGGCCTGCGCGAGGTGGAGCACGAGATCGACGTGCAGGCCCCGGCCCGGCAGGTCTACCGCCTGATCGCGCAGGTGGAGAACTGGCCCCGGATCTTCCCGCCGACGGTGCACGTCGACCAGGTCGAGCGCTCCGGCGACGAGGAGCGGATCCGGATCTGGGCCACCGCCAACGGTCTGGTCAAGAACTGGACGTCACGGCGCACCCTGGACCCCGACGGGCTGCGCATCGACTTCCGGCAGGAGGTGTCCAGCCCGCCGGTGGCCGCGATGGGCGGGACGTGGATCGTGGAGCCGGCCGGGGACGACGCGTGCCGGGTCCGGCTGCTGCACGACTACCGGGCCGTCGACGACGACCCCGAGGGCCTGGCCTGGATCGACGAGGCCGTCGACCGCAACAGCCGCTCCGAGCTGGCCGCGCTGAAGGCCAACGTGGAGCTGGCGATCGGCCCGGGTGAGAGCCGGCTGGTGGCGTTCGAGGACTCCGTCGAGATCAACGGCTCGGCCAAGGACGTCTACGACTTCCTCAACGAGGCCGACCGCTGGCAGGAGCGGCTGCCGCACGTCCCGAAGGTGACGCTCACCGAGGAGACGCCCGGGCTGCAGATCCTGGAGATGGACACCCGCACCAAGGACGGCTCCACCCACACCACCAAGTCCATCCGGGTCTGCTTCCCGCACCACAAGATCGTCTACAAGCAGATCGGGCTGCCCGCCCTGATGTCCCTGCACACCGGCTACTGGCTGCTGACGGAGACCGCGACGGGCCTGACCGCCACCTCGCAGCACACGGTGGTCATCAACACCGACAACATCACCAAGATCCTCGGCGAGGACGCGGACCTGGCGCGGGCCCGCGACTTCGTCCGCAACGCGCTGAGCACCAACAGCCTGGCCACGCTCGGCCACGCCAAGGCGTACGCCGAGGGACCGGCGTGA
- a CDS encoding FAD-dependent monooxygenase — translation MDADVIVVGAGPVGLMLAGELRLGGAEVVVLERLAEPADESRASTLHARTMEILDQRGLLAELGTPPNDGMGHFGGVPLDLTGLDTPYPGQWKVPQTRTEELLGRWAAGLGADIRRDHEVTALTDTPDGVQVEVAGRGALHAAYLVGCDGQDGAVRGLAGFGFPGADATRELLRADVAGIEVPDRRFERLPAGLAIAARRADGVTRVMVHESGRTVPDRVGDPTFADVVKAWERVTGEDIGGGTPLWVNAFDNTRRQAEEYRRGRVLLAGDAAHRQMPVGGQALNLGLHDAVNLGWKLAAVVRAQAPPELLDTYHDERHAVGRRVLDNIEAQTLLLLGGAEVDATRKVLAELIDLPRARDRLAGMITGLDVRYPAEPADHALAGLRLPPTELRTADGTTTTTTALLRSGRGLLLDLGAGADDASPWSDRVDVVRAEPPASGPLAGIGAVLVRPDGHVAWVSGADDGPRAALRRWFGDG, via the coding sequence ATGGACGCCGACGTCATCGTGGTGGGCGCGGGCCCGGTCGGGCTGATGCTCGCCGGCGAGCTGCGGCTCGGGGGCGCCGAGGTGGTGGTGCTGGAGCGCCTCGCCGAGCCCGCCGACGAGTCCCGCGCCTCGACCCTGCACGCCCGCACCATGGAGATCCTCGACCAGCGGGGACTGCTGGCGGAGCTGGGCACCCCGCCCAACGACGGGATGGGCCACTTCGGCGGCGTCCCGCTCGACCTGACCGGCCTCGACACGCCGTACCCCGGCCAGTGGAAGGTGCCGCAGACCCGGACGGAGGAGCTCCTCGGGCGGTGGGCGGCCGGGCTCGGGGCCGACATCCGGCGCGACCACGAGGTGACCGCCCTCACCGACACCCCCGACGGCGTCCAGGTGGAGGTCGCCGGAAGGGGCGCGCTGCACGCCGCGTACCTGGTCGGCTGCGACGGCCAGGACGGCGCGGTGCGGGGCCTGGCCGGGTTCGGGTTCCCCGGCGCGGACGCCACCCGGGAGCTGCTGCGCGCCGACGTCGCGGGCATCGAGGTGCCCGACCGCCGGTTCGAGCGGCTGCCCGCCGGGCTGGCCATCGCGGCCCGCCGCGCGGACGGCGTCACCCGTGTGATGGTGCACGAGTCCGGCCGGACCGTCCCCGACCGGGTCGGCGATCCCACGTTCGCCGACGTCGTCAAGGCGTGGGAACGGGTCACCGGTGAGGACATCGGCGGCGGCACGCCGCTGTGGGTTAACGCGTTCGACAACACCCGGCGGCAGGCCGAGGAGTACCGGCGGGGCCGGGTCCTGCTGGCGGGCGACGCCGCCCACCGGCAGATGCCGGTCGGCGGGCAGGCGCTCAACCTGGGCCTGCACGACGCGGTCAACCTGGGCTGGAAGCTGGCCGCGGTCGTGCGCGCCCAGGCCCCGCCGGAGCTGCTGGACACCTACCACGACGAGCGGCACGCGGTCGGCCGTCGCGTCCTGGACAACATCGAGGCGCAGACCCTGCTGCTGCTCGGCGGCGCGGAGGTCGACGCGACGCGGAAGGTGCTCGCCGAGCTGATCGACCTCCCGCGGGCGCGGGACCGCCTGGCCGGCATGATCACCGGCCTGGACGTCCGGTACCCGGCCGAGCCCGCCGACCACGCACTGGCCGGTCTGCGGCTGCCGCCGACGGAGCTGAGGACCGCCGACGGCACGACCACCACCACGACGGCGCTGCTGCGTTCCGGCCGGGGCCTGCTGCTCGACCTGGGCGCCGGCGCCGACGACGCGTCCCCCTGGTCCGACCGGGTGGACGTCGTGCGGGCCGAGCCGCCGGCCTCCGGTCCGCTGGCCGGGATCGGGGCGGTGCTGGTGCGCCCCGACGGGCACGTCGCCTGGGTCTCGGGCGCCGACGACGGCCCGCGGGCCGCGCTGCGGAGGTGGTTCGGCGATGGGTGA
- a CDS encoding SDR family NAD(P)-dependent oxidoreductase produces MGDLTGRTALVTGASRGIGRAIAERLAADGARVAVHHGAGPGDDLDAKETVEGILARGGDAFAVAAEFGPPGDVDRLFDGLLGGLSEPRLDILVNNAAIPDVPGPPEDITPERFDRLMAVNARAPLFTVRRALPLIPDGGRIVNISTGLTRFANPREVMQTMSKAALEMVTLHFARHLGPRGITVNTVAPGVVDTGDPALADPGLRAALSGLSAFGRLGEPDDIAGVVAFLASSDARWITGAWIDATGGTLLG; encoded by the coding sequence ATGGGTGACCTCACCGGAAGGACCGCGCTGGTCACCGGCGCCAGCCGGGGCATCGGACGGGCGATCGCCGAGCGGCTGGCGGCCGACGGCGCCCGCGTCGCCGTGCACCACGGCGCCGGTCCGGGCGACGACCTGGACGCCAAGGAGACCGTCGAGGGCATCCTCGCGCGGGGCGGCGACGCGTTCGCGGTGGCCGCCGAGTTCGGGCCGCCCGGCGACGTGGACCGGCTCTTCGACGGTCTGCTCGGCGGGCTGTCCGAGCCGCGCCTGGACATCCTGGTCAACAACGCGGCGATCCCGGACGTCCCGGGGCCGCCGGAGGACATCACCCCCGAGCGGTTCGACCGGCTGATGGCGGTCAACGCCCGGGCGCCGCTGTTCACCGTGCGGCGGGCCCTGCCGTTGATCCCCGACGGCGGGCGCATCGTCAACATCTCCACCGGCCTGACCCGCTTCGCCAACCCGCGCGAGGTGATGCAGACGATGAGCAAGGCCGCGCTGGAGATGGTGACGCTGCACTTCGCCCGTCATCTGGGGCCGCGCGGCATCACCGTCAACACGGTCGCCCCCGGGGTCGTCGACACCGGCGACCCCGCGCTGGCCGATCCCGGGCTGCGCGCGGCGCTGAGCGGGCTGTCGGCGTTCGGGCGGCTCGGGGAGCCGGACGACATCGCCGGGGTGGTGGCCTTCCTGGCCTCCTCCGACGCGCGGTGGATCACCGGCGCCTGGATCGACGCCACCGGCGGGACCCTGCTCGGCTGA
- a CDS encoding ferredoxin, protein MEIIVDHDRCEGHGVCEEAAPELFRLDDDGVPVLLFEGPAVPAGQHGPAAAAVRTCPVGALATRE, encoded by the coding sequence GTGGAGATCATCGTCGATCACGACCGCTGTGAGGGGCACGGCGTGTGCGAGGAGGCCGCGCCGGAGCTGTTCCGGCTCGACGACGACGGCGTGCCCGTCCTGCTGTTCGAGGGCCCGGCCGTTCCCGCCGGGCAGCACGGACCCGCCGCCGCCGCGGTCCGGACCTGCCCGGTGGGCGCGCTGGCCACGCGGGAATGA
- a CDS encoding NAD(P)/FAD-dependent oxidoreductase, producing the protein MTGRLVVVGAALAGVRAVEAARTAGFGGTVTLVGAEDHLPYDRPPLSKAFLDADGPEPPVPVLRDPAALRDELGVELRLGAPATALDTRERTVSVGGSAVRYDALVIATGSRPLPPTGAGRLGGVHTLRTVEDARAIRRALDSGARTVVVGAGFVGAEVASAARRRGLDVTMVDAASAPLARALGEPMGRLCAEMHADHGTDLRLGVTVTGMEGAERVERVLLSDGSTVPADLVVAGIGARPATEWLDGSDVAVDDGVLCDPTLATSVPGVYAAGDVARWLNPLFGTSMRLEHWTNAAEQGAAAARNAVGADGARPFETVPYFWSDWYGVRIQFVGVPGADDLAVFGDVPGRRFIALYRLADRLAGVLAVGRRPVVARYRALLRRRATWSEALEYADGTGAATGPSP; encoded by the coding sequence ATGACCGGCCGCCTGGTGGTGGTCGGCGCGGCGCTGGCGGGCGTGCGGGCGGTCGAGGCCGCCCGCACGGCCGGGTTCGGCGGGACCGTGACGCTCGTCGGCGCCGAGGACCACCTCCCCTACGACCGCCCTCCGCTGTCCAAGGCGTTCCTGGACGCGGACGGGCCCGAGCCGCCCGTTCCCGTGCTGCGGGATCCGGCGGCGCTGCGCGACGAACTCGGGGTGGAGCTGCGGCTGGGCGCGCCCGCGACCGCTCTCGACACCCGGGAGCGGACCGTGTCGGTCGGCGGTTCCGCCGTCCGCTACGACGCGCTCGTCATCGCGACCGGCTCCCGGCCCCTCCCGCCGACCGGGGCCGGCCGGCTCGGCGGGGTGCACACCCTGCGCACCGTGGAGGACGCCCGGGCGATCCGGCGGGCCCTCGACTCCGGCGCCCGCACCGTCGTCGTCGGCGCGGGATTCGTCGGCGCGGAGGTCGCGTCGGCCGCGCGCCGCCGGGGGCTGGACGTGACCATGGTCGACGCCGCGTCCGCCCCCCTCGCCCGCGCGCTCGGGGAGCCGATGGGACGGCTGTGCGCCGAGATGCACGCCGATCACGGGACCGACCTGCGCCTCGGCGTCACCGTCACCGGCATGGAGGGCGCGGAACGGGTCGAACGGGTCCTGCTGTCGGACGGTTCCACCGTCCCGGCGGACCTGGTCGTGGCGGGGATCGGCGCCCGGCCCGCGACCGAGTGGCTGGACGGGTCGGACGTCGCCGTCGACGACGGGGTGCTGTGCGACCCGACCCTGGCGACCAGCGTCCCGGGGGTGTACGCGGCGGGCGACGTGGCCCGCTGGCTCAACCCCCTGTTCGGGACGTCCATGCGGCTGGAGCACTGGACCAACGCGGCCGAGCAGGGCGCGGCCGCCGCGCGCAACGCCGTCGGCGCAGACGGCGCCCGGCCCTTCGAGACGGTCCCGTACTTCTGGTCCGACTGGTACGGGGTCCGGATCCAGTTCGTCGGCGTCCCCGGCGCCGACGACCTCGCGGTCTTCGGCGACGTGCCGGGCCGCCGTTTCATCGCCCTGTACCGGCTGGCCGACCGGCTGGCCGGGGTCCTCGCGGTCGGCCGGCGGCCGGTGGTCGCCAGGTACCGCGCCCTCCTCAGGCGGCGCGCCACCTGGAGCGAGGCGCTGGAGTACGCCGACGGCACCGGCGCGGCCACCGGCCCATCGCCCTGA